Proteins from a single region of Lysinibacillus sp. JNUCC-52:
- a CDS encoding PTS sugar transporter subunit IIB: MKILVVCGNGLGSSFIMELNVKKALLELGKDVEVAHTDLASAMAEKADIYIGAGDIIDQLDNGARNIVRIVNMMNVSEIKSKLDPLL; encoded by the coding sequence ATTTTAGTTGTTTGCGGAAATGGCTTAGGCAGTAGCTTTATTATGGAGCTAAATGTTAAAAAGGCACTGCTTGAACTCGGAAAAGATGTTGAGGTGGCGCATACAGATTTAGCATCTGCAATGGCAGAGAAAGCCGATATTTATATCGGTGCAGGAGATATTATCGATCAATTGGATAACGGTGCTCGTAATATTGTACGTATCGTTAATATGATGAATGTTTCAGAAATTAAATCTAAGCTTGATCCACTACTTTAA
- a CDS encoding PTS ascorbate transporter subunit IIC: protein MLDIIMNDILGTPAILVGLFALIGLLIQKKSASTVLSGTLKTIMGFVILGAGATVLIGSLNHFSKMFDHAFQVQGVIPNNEAIVAAAQTTFGTSTAMIMVFGMVMNILLARFTPFKYIFLTGHHTLFMACLIATSLSIGGMSGVPLIIVGSILLGICMVGFPAILQPTVRQITGNNDFAVGHFGSIGYYVSAKIGQLFGNKTKSTEAIPVPKSLGFLRDTSVAISLTMCLFFIIVALFAGRSYIEGQLSDGSNFIVFAIIQAITFAAGVYIILAGVRMLIAEIVPAFKGIADKLVPNAKPALDCPTIFPFAPNAVIIGFLFSFLAGILSMFVLPLIGLKVIIPGLVPHFFTGAAAGVFGNATGGRIGSMAGAFANGLIISFIPAILLIFMGDIGFEGTTFGDSDFGIVGIIIINILKLVGAV, encoded by the coding sequence ATGTTAGATATTATAATGAATGACATTTTAGGTACACCAGCAATATTAGTTGGCCTATTTGCGCTTATCGGCTTATTAATACAAAAAAAATCGGCTTCTACTGTCCTTTCAGGTACATTAAAAACCATAATGGGCTTTGTCATCCTGGGCGCTGGTGCAACCGTTTTAATTGGATCTTTAAATCATTTTAGCAAAATGTTTGATCATGCCTTTCAAGTTCAAGGAGTTATCCCCAATAATGAAGCGATTGTAGCGGCAGCGCAAACGACTTTTGGAACGTCCACCGCCATGATTATGGTATTTGGAATGGTAATGAATATATTGCTAGCGCGATTTACCCCTTTTAAATATATTTTTTTAACTGGCCATCATACATTATTTATGGCGTGTTTAATCGCAACTTCCCTCTCGATAGGCGGTATGAGTGGTGTACCTCTAATTATTGTCGGATCCATATTATTAGGTATTTGTATGGTTGGCTTCCCTGCCATTTTACAGCCTACAGTGCGACAAATTACAGGTAATAATGATTTCGCAGTGGGTCATTTTGGAAGCATTGGCTACTATGTATCTGCTAAAATAGGTCAACTATTTGGCAACAAAACTAAATCAACTGAAGCAATTCCAGTACCAAAATCATTAGGATTTTTACGAGATACATCCGTTGCCATTTCCTTAACAATGTGCCTATTTTTCATTATTGTTGCCTTATTTGCAGGTCGTTCTTATATAGAAGGACAATTATCCGATGGCTCAAATTTCATCGTTTTCGCAATTATTCAAGCGATTACCTTTGCTGCTGGGGTTTATATCATCCTAGCAGGGGTACGCATGCTGATAGCCGAAATTGTCCCTGCATTTAAAGGGATTGCCGATAAGCTCGTACCAAATGCTAAGCCTGCATTAGATTGCCCGACAATATTTCCATTTGCACCGAATGCCGTTATCATCGGCTTCCTCTTTAGTTTCCTAGCTGGTATTTTGTCTATGTTCGTACTCCCCCTAATCGGGCTAAAAGTCATTATACCTGGCCTTGTGCCCCACTTCTTCACTGGTGCAGCCGCAGGTGTTTTCGGAAATGCAACAGGTGGTCGAATCGGCTCAATGGCAGGAGCCTTTGCCAATGGCTTAATCATTAGCTTCATTCCTGCGATACTACTCATCTTTATGGGAGACATCGGCTTTGAAGGCACCACTTTTGGTGATTCTGACTTTGGCATTGTCGGGATTATTATTATAAATATTTTAAAATTAGTAGGTGCGGTATAA
- a CDS encoding MBL fold metallo-hydrolase: protein MLKIEILGGVGEYGRNCFYLEKNGHAILLDCGVMNNREKTKPNLTPAHVAKLDAVFISHSHIDHVGALPLLAQWGYDGQLIMSEITAKQLQQSFQNIRTFEPASLGKWVNVNDHLSFLWGYSGHLIGSVWYSIRFLEEVIFFSGDYVMDSYLLKANLPKEHSEKYDVAFIDSGHFEKRIHNKKVLQQLADYIEENDRNAILFPSSFSGKTADIAFYLFEHTTRKVSIAKDFLPFFEEYYDAPDNVVFSPLLSSFKKECLQERTMAKNAIYFVPERDDVIISKLLTDLPSANVIFTGYFNKGSYIQQLAPNQLKHFFYKTHPDYEDTIVLSKYINAHQTIYFHSQLTNKETSLLKIIGSEDENI, encoded by the coding sequence GTGCTTAAGATAGAGATTTTAGGAGGCGTTGGGGAGTATGGCCGTAACTGCTTTTATCTTGAAAAGAATGGCCATGCCATTTTACTAGATTGTGGTGTTATGAACAATCGTGAAAAGACAAAGCCAAATTTAACACCTGCTCATGTGGCAAAACTAGATGCCGTGTTTATTTCTCATTCCCATATTGACCATGTAGGAGCGCTTCCTTTACTTGCACAATGGGGCTACGATGGGCAATTGATTATGAGTGAAATAACCGCAAAACAATTACAACAATCTTTTCAAAATATTAGAACGTTTGAGCCAGCATCGCTAGGCAAATGGGTCAATGTTAACGATCATCTTTCTTTTCTATGGGGCTATAGTGGGCATTTAATAGGAAGTGTTTGGTACAGTATTCGCTTTTTAGAGGAGGTGATATTTTTTTCAGGAGATTATGTGATGGATTCCTATCTATTAAAGGCAAATCTTCCGAAAGAGCATAGTGAAAAGTATGACGTAGCATTCATAGATAGTGGTCATTTTGAGAAACGTATTCACAACAAAAAAGTATTACAGCAATTAGCGGATTATATCGAAGAGAACGATCGTAATGCAATACTTTTCCCTTCTTCCTTTTCTGGCAAAACGGCTGATATTGCATTTTACCTTTTTGAGCATACGACTAGAAAGGTGTCTATCGCGAAAGATTTTTTACCTTTTTTTGAAGAGTATTACGATGCACCTGATAATGTTGTATTCTCTCCGCTCTTGTCATCATTCAAAAAAGAATGCTTACAAGAGCGGACAATGGCAAAGAACGCCATTTATTTTGTTCCAGAGCGCGATGACGTAATAATATCGAAGCTACTTACGGATTTACCATCAGCCAATGTCATCTTTACGGGGTACTTTAATAAAGGCAGTTACATTCAACAATTAGCACCAAATCAACTAAAACATTTTTTCTACAAAACACATCCTGATTATGAGGATACTATCGTGCTATCAAAGTATATTAATGCTCATCAAACCATCTATTTTCACAGTCAATTAACAAATAAAGAAACGTCACTATTAAAAATAATCGGAAGTGAGGATGAAAATATATGA
- a CDS encoding ABC transporter permease → MIMEGRRTFSLLLAIVATFAIAPLIAIVYYTFVQDGHFDVSQISRMFDNDRLWRTLGNSLLLGVFVILGTTILALPMAFIRTKTSLHKYGWLDIILTIPFMTPPYIGSMGWILFMQNNGFLQQLVPGTAWLSDAFFSLFGMVMVMSLHLFPFLYLMLKNTLLRINGSFLDAALIFGRSSLRNWLQVILPLLVSSYVLGVLLIFIKTLAEFGTPATFGSRIGFQVFTTEIHSYLSRWPVDIRMATSLSLFLLSVCLVVWYFQNLIGRKFTYSVLSGKTPAVREIKDKWYIKFGSWFYVGIVLLLAIGIPYFSIIVTSLQKVRGDGLSAGNFSFASYQALFTSGSAGLAAFLNSIVFSIVTAVITAIIGFFIALYVKKGETKKQQMLDFFSLMPNIIPGIVFVVGLIMFWNAPWLPATIYNTKTMVVVTYCVLFLPYSVQYTKSTFSQLDQSIFQSAAIFGRNSWDMYRYIFIPLLMQGILAGMMMTFIISMRELVAGLLILPPSVETGATFIYSQFEQGNVGLGMAVAVITVAMTVVFMFLLDWLQKRGGHVGA, encoded by the coding sequence ATGATAATGGAAGGCAGACGCACTTTTAGCTTGTTATTGGCGATTGTCGCAACGTTTGCTATCGCACCATTAATAGCCATTGTTTATTATACATTTGTCCAGGATGGTCATTTTGATGTTTCACAAATTAGTAGAATGTTTGACAATGATCGTTTGTGGCGTACATTGGGTAACTCTTTATTATTAGGCGTTTTCGTAATTTTAGGGACTACAATACTGGCATTACCTATGGCATTTATTCGCACAAAAACAAGCTTACATAAATATGGTTGGCTAGATATTATTTTAACGATTCCTTTTATGACACCTCCTTATATCGGTTCTATGGGTTGGATTTTATTTATGCAAAATAATGGTTTTTTACAGCAGTTAGTACCTGGGACTGCTTGGTTATCGGATGCCTTTTTTTCTTTATTTGGCATGGTGATGGTTATGAGTCTGCACCTGTTTCCTTTTTTATATTTAATGCTGAAAAATACGCTACTTAGAATTAATGGTTCATTTTTAGATGCTGCACTTATTTTTGGCCGCAGCTCATTAAGAAATTGGCTACAGGTTATATTGCCTTTACTCGTTTCAAGCTATGTTCTAGGAGTATTGCTCATTTTTATTAAAACGCTGGCGGAATTTGGGACGCCTGCAACGTTTGGCAGTCGTATTGGATTTCAAGTTTTTACAACAGAAATTCACTCTTATCTTTCTAGATGGCCAGTTGATATTCGGATGGCAACATCGCTATCATTATTTTTACTTTCCGTGTGCCTCGTTGTTTGGTACTTTCAAAATCTTATTGGACGAAAGTTTACATATAGCGTGCTTTCAGGAAAAACACCTGCTGTTCGTGAAATAAAAGATAAATGGTATATCAAGTTTGGGTCATGGTTTTATGTCGGGATTGTGTTATTGCTTGCTATTGGAATTCCGTATTTTTCAATTATCGTAACTTCTTTACAAAAGGTGCGAGGAGACGGTTTAAGTGCTGGCAATTTCAGTTTTGCGTCGTATCAGGCTTTGTTTACTAGCGGAAGCGCGGGATTAGCCGCATTTTTGAATAGTATTGTGTTTTCAATTGTCACTGCCGTTATTACAGCGATTATTGGATTTTTTATTGCACTATACGTTAAAAAGGGCGAAACGAAAAAGCAACAAATGTTAGATTTCTTTAGCCTAATGCCAAATATTATTCCAGGAATTGTTTTTGTCGTCGGTTTAATTATGTTTTGGAATGCACCTTGGCTACCAGCAACGATTTACAATACAAAAACAATGGTAGTGGTGACGTATTGTGTGCTTTTCCTACCATACTCTGTGCAATATACAAAATCGACATTTTCACAGTTAGATCAATCTATTTTCCAATCAGCTGCTATTTTTGGACGGAATAGTTGGGACATGTATCGATATATTTTCATCCCACTGTTAATGCAGGGAATACTTGCTGGTATGATGATGACATTTATCATTTCAATGCGTGAGTTAGTCGCAGGTCTGCTTATTTTGCCACCTTCAGTGGAAACAGGAGCAACGTTTATTTACAGCCAATTTGAACAAGGCAATGTAGGGTTAGGAATGGCTGTTGCTGTTATTACAGTCGCTATGACAGTTGTTTTTATGTTCCTATTAGATTGGCTTCAAAAGCGGGGAGGGCATGTAGGTGCTTAA
- a CDS encoding ABC transporter substrate-binding protein — protein sequence MVKKRFKLLATAGILLALTLAGCGNNKSADSVNNEAASAKSKEEVQTLTVYSAGPDGLAANIQQAFEEKTGIKVEMFQGTTGKILSRLEAEKNNPVADIVVLASVASMDGLKESNQLLSYQEAENASKMNRNWSDAEGYYYGYSASALGIAYNTKNTKDIPTEWTDLAKPEWQGKMNIPDPSLSGSAVDFIYGYTEAEKTAWDTIQLWKNNGLQVNGANKEALDAVITGDKNATISGVDYMAYKAKASGEPVEIVYPKSGTVVSPRAVAIMKDAKNVEGAKAYVNFLLSDEGQKLVTDAYLLPGNNEIAVKDRAALDEIPQLKVNWKGSESKQLDILTKFNDIFR from the coding sequence ATCGTGAAAAAACGATTCAAATTACTAGCAACTGCTGGGATTCTTTTAGCACTAACATTAGCGGGGTGTGGCAATAACAAATCAGCCGACAGTGTCAATAATGAGGCAGCAAGTGCAAAGTCGAAAGAAGAAGTGCAAACATTAACGGTTTATTCAGCTGGTCCAGATGGCTTAGCTGCCAATATACAGCAAGCATTTGAAGAAAAAACGGGCATAAAAGTAGAAATGTTCCAAGGAACAACAGGCAAAATTTTATCTCGTCTAGAAGCGGAGAAAAATAATCCTGTGGCAGATATCGTTGTATTAGCTTCCGTCGCATCAATGGATGGATTAAAGGAATCCAATCAGTTACTTAGCTATCAAGAAGCAGAAAATGCTAGTAAAATGAATCGCAATTGGTCAGATGCAGAGGGCTATTACTATGGCTATAGTGCATCGGCATTAGGCATTGCTTACAACACGAAAAATACAAAAGATATTCCTACTGAATGGACAGATTTAGCTAAACCAGAGTGGCAAGGGAAAATGAATATCCCTGACCCGAGTTTGTCAGGCTCTGCGGTCGATTTTATTTACGGCTATACAGAAGCGGAAAAGACTGCTTGGGATACAATCCAATTATGGAAAAACAACGGACTCCAAGTGAATGGCGCAAATAAGGAAGCGCTAGATGCAGTTATTACAGGTGATAAAAATGCAACAATCTCAGGTGTAGACTATATGGCTTATAAAGCAAAAGCGAGTGGGGAGCCAGTAGAAATTGTTTATCCGAAGAGCGGAACTGTTGTAAGTCCTCGAGCAGTCGCTATTATGAAAGATGCTAAAAATGTGGAAGGTGCAAAAGCATACGTCAATTTCCTACTTTCAGATGAAGGACAAAAGCTAGTGACAGATGCATATTTACTGCCAGGTAATAACGAAATTGCTGTAAAAGATCGTGCGGCATTAGATGAGATTCCGCAGTTAAAGGTGAACTGGAAAGGTTCAGAGTCAAAGCAGCTTGATATTTTAACGAAGTTTAACGATATTTTTCGATAA
- a CDS encoding ABC transporter ATP-binding protein: MKISITNLEKKYGHAQALWPINVELNSKFITILGQSGCGKTTLLKLLAGLEKPTNGEIAFDDTIIYSAKLRKNVKPNQRNIAMVFQDFALWPHMTIFQNIAFGLKKIVPKAEIPARVAYVMRLVNMEGYENRKPGQLSGGQQQRVALARALATNPKLILFDEPLSALDAVLREKMQDEIMHIIHEFDCQAIFVTHDQTEAMTMSDQIIVMESGKIAQVGSPQEIYHAPATPYVADFIGKVNWLDKGNRIVRPEGVSRKQYPGTIAKQAMIVKSTFVGDRYLVQAQVEGKQWSFYESMPLEHGKQLEVFVDTKQIYQLEGLS; encoded by the coding sequence ATGAAAATCTCAATTACAAATTTAGAGAAAAAATATGGACACGCACAAGCGCTATGGCCTATTAATGTGGAATTAAACAGTAAGTTCATTACAATTTTAGGACAGTCAGGCTGTGGTAAAACGACATTATTGAAATTACTAGCTGGTCTTGAAAAACCAACGAATGGTGAAATTGCATTCGATGACACAATTATTTATTCTGCTAAACTTCGTAAAAATGTTAAACCAAATCAACGCAATATCGCTATGGTCTTTCAAGATTTCGCGCTATGGCCACATATGACCATTTTCCAGAACATCGCATTTGGTTTAAAAAAGATTGTACCAAAGGCGGAAATACCAGCACGGGTAGCGTATGTTATGCGTTTGGTGAACATGGAGGGATATGAAAATCGCAAGCCAGGACAGTTATCAGGTGGTCAACAACAGCGAGTAGCACTTGCGAGAGCACTGGCAACGAATCCAAAGTTAATCTTATTTGATGAGCCATTATCAGCGTTAGACGCGGTGCTAAGAGAAAAAATGCAAGATGAAATTATGCATATTATCCATGAATTCGATTGCCAAGCTATATTTGTTACACATGATCAAACGGAAGCAATGACGATGTCAGATCAAATTATTGTGATGGAGTCAGGAAAAATTGCACAGGTTGGGTCACCACAGGAAATTTATCATGCACCAGCAACTCCTTATGTAGCGGATTTTATAGGTAAGGTCAATTGGCTCGATAAAGGGAATCGGATTGTACGTCCCGAGGGGGTATCGAGAAAACAATATCCTGGAACTATTGCGAAACAAGCGATGATTGTAAAAAGTACTTTCGTTGGAGATCGCTATTTGGTTCAGGCACAAGTAGAAGGAAAGCAGTGGAGCTTTTATGAAAGCATGCCTTTAGAACATGGCAAACAACTTGAGGTTTTTGTAGATACAAAACAAATATATCAATTGGAGGGCTTATCGTGA
- a CDS encoding LysR family transcriptional regulator — translation MNYLKLQAFCLLVDLKKLAPVAKELGITPPTVSFHIRSIEEEYGVRLFRTNAGGYRLTEAGEGLFHYARQIVQLQNDMDRFIENLLAGNVGSIRLGASALPAHIFMPEIINQVSTAYPDIRISLEVKTAPEIEKMVALQELDFGLIMETKKQNSTLCYETIGEDSLVLALSPSHELAAKKDISQSDVLKNKVLLHTSSSSTNHFIEKWLNPFQPSFNTIELDSVSTIKKMLTFGKTIAFLSVSLIEEELQSGLLVQKDLHDIALKRKIQLIYPQSRLDNKIDAFVKKAIYNLAQKIQS, via the coding sequence ATGAATTATCTAAAATTACAGGCATTTTGCTTACTCGTCGATTTAAAAAAATTAGCTCCTGTCGCTAAAGAGCTAGGTATTACACCACCTACTGTCTCCTTTCATATTCGCTCCATTGAAGAAGAATACGGTGTACGCTTATTTCGGACAAATGCTGGTGGTTATCGTTTAACCGAAGCGGGGGAAGGGCTGTTTCACTATGCACGCCAAATCGTACAATTACAAAACGATATGGATCGCTTCATTGAAAATCTACTAGCAGGAAATGTTGGCTCCATACGTTTAGGAGCAAGTGCACTCCCTGCCCATATTTTTATGCCTGAAATCATTAACCAAGTTTCCACAGCTTATCCTGACATTCGCATTTCCTTAGAAGTAAAAACTGCACCTGAAATCGAAAAAATGGTAGCCTTGCAGGAGCTTGATTTTGGCTTAATAATGGAAACGAAGAAACAAAATTCAACACTTTGCTATGAAACGATTGGCGAAGATTCACTCGTTTTAGCATTAAGCCCTAGTCACGAACTGGCAGCAAAAAAGGACATCTCGCAATCAGATGTCCTTAAAAACAAAGTATTATTACATACGTCCTCGAGTTCAACCAACCATTTTATTGAAAAATGGCTAAACCCTTTTCAGCCATCTTTCAATACAATTGAACTCGATTCTGTCAGTACGATTAAAAAAATGCTTACCTTTGGTAAAACAATTGCCTTTCTGTCTGTATCCCTTATTGAAGAAGAACTGCAATCAGGTTTATTAGTACAGAAAGACTTACATGATATAGCACTGAAACGAAAAATTCAGCTTATATACCCTCAGTCCAGACTAGATAATAAGATTGATGCATTCGTCAAAAAAGCCATTTACAATTTAGCACAAAAAATCCAGTCTTAA
- a CDS encoding PTS sugar transporter subunit IIA: MLTELLIIETIQIVNEVANWQDAIHIAAAPLLQQNKIEKRYIQAMIQSIEQHGPYVVLTPKVAIPHARPSEGVNELSMSLLNLQNPVQFGPDKPVFLIIILAATDHTTHLQALVDLTQVLQEPSQIDEIIGCQHPDCIVEKIKQYATKER, encoded by the coding sequence TTGCTTACCGAGTTACTCATTATAGAGACGATTCAAATTGTTAACGAAGTCGCTAACTGGCAAGATGCTATACACATCGCTGCAGCACCCCTTTTACAGCAAAACAAAATAGAAAAGCGCTATATTCAAGCGATGATACAATCCATCGAACAACATGGTCCATATGTCGTGCTGACACCTAAAGTGGCAATACCACATGCTCGACCATCTGAAGGAGTAAATGAATTATCGATGAGCTTATTAAATTTACAAAACCCTGTTCAATTTGGACCAGATAAACCTGTATTCTTAATTATCATTTTGGCAGCTACTGATCATACAACACATTTACAAGCCCTAGTTGACTTAACACAAGTGTTACAAGAACCTAGTCAAATTGACGAGATTATTGGATGCCAACATCCAGATTGCATTGTTGAAAAAATAAAACAATATGCGACAAAGGAGCGATGA
- a CDS encoding PTS sugar transporter subunit IIB, with product MKILVVCGNGLGSSFIMELNVKKALLELGKEAEVTHTDLTSATAEKADIYIGAGDIVDQLDNGVRKIVRIVNMMSIQEIKLKLEPLL from the coding sequence ATGAAAATTTTAGTCGTTTGCGGAAATGGTTTAGGCAGTAGTTTCATTATGGAACTGAACGTAAAAAAAGCACTACTTGAACTCGGAAAAGAAGCAGAGGTAACTCATACAGATTTAACATCTGCAACGGCAGAGAAGGCAGATATTTATATCGGTGCAGGAGATATTGTAGATCAATTAGATAATGGTGTGAGAAAAATCGTTCGTATCGTCAATATGATGAGTATTCAAGAAATCAAATTAAAGCTTGAGCCACTGCTTTAA
- a CDS encoding PTS ascorbate transporter subunit IIC, which translates to MLDVMMNDILGTPAILVGLFALVGLLIQKKSASTVLSGTLKTIMGFVILGAGAAVLIGSLTHFSKMFDHAFQVQGVIPNNEAIVAAAQTTFGTSTAMIMVFGMIMNLLLARFTPLKYIFLTGHHTLFMACLIAASLSVGGMSGIPLIITGSILLGICMVIFPAILQPTVRQITGSDDFAVGHFGSIGYYISAKIGQLFGNKAKTTEAIQVPKSLGFLRDTSVAISLTMTIFFIVVALFAGRSYIEAQLSGGSNFIVFAIIQAITFAAGVYIILAGVRMLIAEIIPAFKGIADKLVPNAKPALDCPTIFPFAPNAVIIGFLFSFLAGLLSMFALPLIGLKVIIPGLVPHFFTGAAAGVFGNATGGRIGSMAGAFANGLIISFIPAILLIFMGDIGYEGTTFGDSDFGIVGIVIINILKLFGAV; encoded by the coding sequence ATGTTAGATGTTATGATGAATGACATTTTAGGTACACCAGCAATTTTAGTCGGCCTATTTGCTCTTGTCGGCTTACTAATCCAAAAAAAATCAGCTTCAACTGTTCTTTCAGGTACATTAAAAACGATAATGGGCTTCGTCATTTTAGGTGCTGGTGCTGCCGTTTTAATTGGTTCTTTAACGCATTTTAGTAAAATGTTCGACCATGCCTTTCAAGTTCAAGGGGTAATCCCTAACAATGAGGCTATTGTAGCTGCAGCGCAAACGACTTTTGGAACATCTACTGCCATGATTATGGTATTCGGTATGATCATGAACTTATTGTTAGCGCGATTTACGCCTTTAAAATATATTTTTTTAACTGGGCATCATACATTATTTATGGCGTGTTTAATCGCGGCTTCACTCTCAGTTGGTGGAATGAGTGGCATTCCACTTATAATTACCGGATCCATCTTATTAGGTATTTGTATGGTTATTTTCCCAGCCATTTTACAACCTACAGTGCGCCAAATTACAGGCAGTGATGATTTCGCAGTTGGTCATTTTGGAAGTATAGGCTACTATATTTCTGCTAAAATTGGTCAGCTTTTTGGCAACAAAGCTAAAACAACAGAAGCAATTCAAGTTCCTAAATCACTAGGATTTTTAAGAGACACATCCGTTGCAATTTCCTTAACAATGACCATATTTTTTATTGTAGTGGCATTATTTGCAGGTCGCTCTTATATTGAAGCACAACTATCGGGTGGATCTAATTTCATCGTTTTCGCAATTATTCAAGCGATTACTTTTGCTGCTGGTGTTTATATTATCCTTGCTGGTGTTCGCATGCTAATTGCTGAAATTATTCCAGCTTTTAAAGGAATTGCCGATAAGCTCGTACCAAATGCCAAGCCTGCATTAGATTGCCCGACAATTTTCCCATTTGCTCCTAACGCTGTTATCATCGGCTTCCTCTTTAGCTTTTTAGCTGGTTTATTATCTATGTTTGCACTCCCTCTTATTGGGCTAAAAGTTATTATCCCAGGTCTCGTGCCTCATTTCTTCACAGGTGCAGCCGCAGGCGTTTTTGGAAATGCAACAGGTGGTCGAATCGGCTCAATGGCAGGTGCTTTTGCCAACGGTTTAATCATCAGCTTCATTCCTGCTATACTACTTATTTTCATGGGTGACATCGGCTATGAAGGAACAACATTTGGTGATTCTGACTTTGGCATTGTCGGTATTGTCATTATCAATATTTTAAAATTATTTGGTGCAGTGTAA
- a CDS encoding helix-turn-helix transcriptional regulator — translation MSQEQSYTIEEVAQLLKVSKLTIYDLVKKEELPVFRVGRQMRVDRADLQAYIQKRKTGSASLTSVATPTKNYSKIIISGQDLVLDILAKYIEKRQSTKVLRSHEGSFNGVMALYNGDCDIASLHMFDGDTEDYNTPYVKKIFVSHPFILMNVVSRRAGFYVQKGNPLQIHTFEDFQTKSFNFINREKGSGARTLLDEQLRIHNIVPTTIEGYSREGMSHLDVASAVANGHADVGIGIEKIAKLIDVDFIPVVKERYDIVLLKTPENRPLIDAVKEILNAPAFQSEVAALGDYDVSQMGQVMYETLS, via the coding sequence ATGTCACAAGAACAATCCTATACGATTGAAGAGGTTGCACAATTATTAAAAGTTTCGAAATTGACGATTTATGATTTAGTGAAAAAGGAAGAATTGCCAGTCTTCCGTGTAGGAAGGCAAATGCGGGTAGATCGTGCTGACTTGCAAGCCTATATACAAAAACGAAAAACAGGTAGTGCGTCATTGACATCCGTGGCTACTCCGACTAAAAATTATTCAAAAATAATTATAAGTGGACAAGATTTAGTATTAGATATTTTAGCCAAATATATTGAGAAAAGGCAGTCTACGAAAGTATTGCGTTCACATGAAGGTAGTTTTAATGGTGTGATGGCATTGTATAATGGAGACTGTGATATTGCGAGTTTACATATGTTTGATGGGGATACAGAAGATTATAATACGCCTTATGTAAAGAAAATCTTTGTGAGCCATCCGTTTATCCTCATGAATGTAGTATCACGTAGAGCAGGTTTCTATGTTCAAAAAGGAAATCCATTGCAAATCCACACATTTGAAGATTTTCAAACAAAGTCATTTAACTTCATCAACCGTGAGAAAGGCTCAGGTGCACGCACTTTGTTAGATGAGCAATTGCGTATTCATAATATTGTACCGACCACTATTGAAGGCTATTCCCGTGAAGGAATGAGCCATCTTGATGTTGCTTCTGCTGTCGCCAATGGACACGCTGATGTTGGGATAGGAATTGAAAAAATCGCCAAGCTCATTGATGTCGATTTTATTCCAGTTGTTAAAGAGCGTTATGATATTGTGTTATTAAAAACGCCTGAAAACCGACCACTAATTGATGCGGTGAAAGAGATTTTAAATGCACCTGCTTTCCAATCTGAAGTGGCTGCGTTAGGAGATTATGACGTCTCTCAAATGGGGCAAGTTATGTATGAAACGCTATCATAA